Proteins from one Desulfatiglans sp. genomic window:
- a CDS encoding HlyC/CorC family transporter gives MNKHHLQNGTDLADEINDLIDEGQAKGFITDEESDMVHGVLELKETTALSIMIPRTDLTSAPIDSTLGELINLISTCGHTRIPIYGENIDEIIGILHAKDLLKLFGSPPDTKITTDILRKTFFVPGSQKISILLRDLKTKKNHMAVVTDEYGGTEGIITIEDILEEIVGEIMDEHDHEDPLMTKIDDHTILADARLGAEELEEIFDIKLPDGDFESVGGFIINMMGRIPKAGDELIYNNLKILIKSADERRIDKALITLCDNQDEAEESFT, from the coding sequence ATGAATAAGCACCATCTTCAGAATGGAACAGACCTTGCTGATGAGATCAATGATCTTATAGATGAAGGACAGGCAAAGGGGTTTATCACTGATGAAGAATCGGATATGGTTCACGGTGTGCTGGAGCTTAAAGAGACCACAGCGCTTTCAATAATGATACCCAGAACCGATCTGACTTCTGCGCCTATTGATAGTACACTTGGTGAGCTTATAAATCTTATTTCCACATGTGGACACACCAGGATACCGATCTACGGGGAGAATATCGATGAAATCATTGGAATACTCCATGCCAAGGATCTATTGAAACTATTCGGCAGCCCCCCTGATACAAAAATTACCACTGATATCCTTAGAAAGACCTTTTTTGTGCCTGGCAGCCAGAAGATCAGTATCCTTTTAAGGGATCTCAAAACCAAAAAAAATCATATGGCAGTGGTCACAGATGAATATGGCGGCACAGAAGGCATTATCACCATAGAGGATATCCTGGAAGAAATAGTAGGTGAAATAATGGATGAGCATGATCATGAGGACCCACTCATGACCAAAATAGATGACCATACCATACTTGCGGATGCACGCCTTGGCGCAGAAGAGCTGGAGGAGATATTTGATATAAAGCTGCCGGATGGTGATTTTGAATCTGTTGGCGGGTTTATTATAAATATGATGGGCAGGATACCTAAGGCAGGTGATGAGCTTATCTACAACAACCTGAAGATTCTGATCAAATCTGCTGATGAAAGAAGGATAGATAAGGCGCTGATCACCTTATGTGATAATCAGGATGAAGCGGAAGAATCTTTTACCTGA
- the lnt gene encoding apolipoprotein N-acyltransferase: MSQISVNKNLPAIVSGLLLTASFPPLNTDWLIWIALIPLLISINDETPKRAFRLGLITGLTHYVTLLYWIINVLATYGGLDIYTSIVVLLLLALYLSLYTASFSALITIKDHCRLRIFLFAAIWVSLEYVRTFFLTGFPWGLLGHSLYSRLSLVQIVDITGVYGPSFIIAAVNLSIFEIINARSHLFKNRYLITETILLLVVIVLSFNYGKKALARYSIIKPENTMINAAIIQGNIDQSVKWDISFQDKTIIKYAEMTQKSFNTSPDIVVWPETAVPLFFQDENPLAERIYELAKEGNTHLIFGSPGYKRDGDRILYYNTAWYISPQGEIKGQYSKNHLVPFGEYVPFQKIFPFIYRLVPSAGDFSKGEKNDPLMLGSTSSGILICYEVIFPDLAREQVRKEASIFINITNDAWFGYSSAPYQHLFISVFRAIENRRPMIRSANTGVSAIIDPRGVVTAQGDIFTDEIITGRVSTGYNEKTFYTKNGDIFALSLSIICLFIFFIPLFYSKAPVKK; the protein is encoded by the coding sequence ATGAGCCAGATATCAGTGAATAAAAACCTGCCTGCAATTGTGTCAGGGCTCCTGTTAACAGCCTCATTTCCGCCCCTTAATACAGACTGGCTGATCTGGATAGCTTTAATACCCCTTCTGATATCCATCAATGACGAGACACCTAAAAGGGCATTCAGGCTCGGCCTTATAACAGGGCTGACTCATTATGTCACCCTGCTCTACTGGATTATTAACGTGTTAGCCACCTATGGAGGGCTGGACATATACACCAGTATTGTTGTTTTGCTGCTTCTGGCACTCTATCTTTCACTCTATACTGCCTCCTTCTCTGCATTGATAACCATTAAAGACCACTGCAGGTTAAGGATATTTCTATTTGCAGCCATTTGGGTATCCCTTGAATATGTAAGAACCTTTTTTCTTACCGGGTTTCCATGGGGACTTCTTGGTCACAGCCTGTACAGCAGGCTATCACTGGTTCAGATTGTGGATATTACAGGGGTATACGGGCCATCCTTTATTATAGCTGCTGTAAATCTCTCTATATTTGAGATCATAAATGCGCGAAGTCATCTTTTTAAAAACAGATATCTGATAACAGAAACCATCCTGTTATTAGTGGTTATCGTCCTCTCCTTTAACTATGGGAAAAAGGCCCTTGCGCGATACAGCATCATTAAACCTGAAAACACAATGATTAATGCCGCCATTATACAGGGGAATATTGACCAGTCAGTCAAATGGGATATCAGCTTTCAGGATAAGACCATCATAAAATATGCAGAGATGACACAAAAAAGTTTTAATACCTCTCCTGATATTGTTGTATGGCCTGAAACCGCAGTCCCTCTTTTTTTCCAGGATGAGAACCCTTTAGCAGAAAGGATTTATGAGCTTGCAAAGGAGGGTAATACCCACCTTATATTCGGGAGCCCCGGATACAAAAGGGATGGCGACAGGATACTCTACTATAACACTGCCTGGTATATCTCTCCACAGGGCGAGATAAAGGGGCAGTACAGCAAGAATCATCTTGTGCCATTTGGGGAATATGTGCCATTCCAGAAAATTTTTCCATTTATTTACAGGCTTGTGCCGTCGGCAGGTGATTTTTCAAAGGGAGAAAAGAATGACCCGCTGATGCTTGGCAGCACTTCATCCGGGATACTTATCTGTTATGAGGTGATCTTTCCTGACCTGGCGCGTGAGCAGGTGCGCAAAGAGGCATCTATATTTATAAACATTACAAATGATGCATGGTTCGGTTACTCAAGTGCGCCATATCAGCACCTGTTCATCTCGGTATTCAGGGCAATAGAAAACAGAAGACCCATGATACGTTCCGCAAATACAGGTGTGAGCGCAATCATTGATCCGAGAGGCGTTGTAACTGCACAGGGCGATATCTTTACAGATGAGATCATCACAGGCAGGGTCTCTACCGGTTATAATGAGAAAACCTTTTACACCAAAAATGGGGATATATTTGCATTATCTTTATCAATCATATGTTTATTTATATTTTTTATACCCCTGTTTTACAGTAAAGCACCTGTGAAAAAATAA
- a CDS encoding type II toxin-antitoxin system HicB family antitoxin, giving the protein MNTFTAVIHKEDNLYVAECPEIGTASQGETIEEAVKNLKEATELYLEEFPLNPIPRSILTTFEVSANA; this is encoded by the coding sequence ATGAATACATTCACAGCAGTGATACACAAAGAAGATAATCTGTATGTTGCAGAATGCCCTGAGATTGGTACTGCCAGCCAGGGAGAAACAATTGAGGAGGCAGTTAAAAATCTTAAGGAAGCAACAGAACTATATCTTGAGGAATTTCCTTTAAACCCTATTCCTCGATCTATTCTTACAACATTTGAGGTATCTGCTAATGCCTGA
- a CDS encoding patatin-like phospholipase family protein — MQRSTILNFVRQFSRLIFEHGGHIVHGSHPSITPVLLEECKRHQEQGGRKDALMLAVSRLWSKNPNIVPLDEWRQTAIVYETPEVTGERSRDESLEQLRRWLVARCDAVVVVGGKWWHTLAGRAGIPLELGLAIERGLPCFLLGGLGGVAQDFVKNNPDILSRLKNGLDLESNRMLSTKENIESIAAEVCTQLERLPLVRGRGYDGASFRILSLDGGGLKGAFTAAALAAWEKQTGLRIVDHFDLIAGTSTGGILAIGIGLGLSGQQMLNFYMKRGATIFPITRLRSRFKHTVQHFLKPKYAQEVLLHELENAYYSGGKIRVIKDSICRLVIPTYHALAGASHLFRTPHHPDLTADANTEAAHAALATAAAPTFFTAAKIANMVAESSYFDGGVWANSPAMAAVIEAVCFLRIPVERIDVLSVGTTDEPFTVRKQIQAGIVGWLWKKKILELLMNVQQESSLKLTKCLLGAPRFLRVNTTTKPGIYSLDSPEEIEELSDLGCRSALDTDTLGQVKSRFLNGVYVAPWERFC; from the coding sequence GTGCAACGTAGTACAATCCTCAATTTCGTTCGTCAATTTTCTCGTCTTATATTCGAACATGGAGGGCACATTGTTCACGGAAGCCATCCAAGTATCACGCCAGTTCTCTTGGAGGAATGTAAACGTCATCAAGAACAGGGCGGTAGAAAAGATGCTTTGATGCTTGCAGTATCCCGCCTTTGGTCGAAGAACCCTAATATTGTACCACTTGATGAGTGGCGGCAGACTGCGATTGTTTACGAAACTCCAGAAGTCACAGGAGAGCGATCTCGTGACGAAAGTCTGGAACAACTTAGAAGGTGGTTAGTAGCACGTTGTGATGCGGTTGTAGTCGTTGGAGGAAAATGGTGGCATACTTTAGCCGGTCGAGCTGGTATCCCTCTTGAACTTGGCTTGGCGATTGAAAGAGGACTTCCATGTTTTCTTCTTGGTGGGCTTGGTGGAGTAGCTCAGGATTTTGTAAAGAATAACCCTGACATTTTATCGCGACTTAAAAACGGACTCGATTTGGAATCGAATCGTATGCTCTCAACCAAGGAAAACATTGAGAGTATCGCAGCAGAAGTATGTACTCAACTGGAACGTCTCCCACTCGTTAGAGGTCGTGGTTATGATGGGGCATCATTCAGAATCCTGTCTCTGGACGGTGGGGGACTGAAGGGGGCGTTTACCGCCGCCGCTCTTGCTGCATGGGAAAAGCAAACGGGACTAAGGATTGTAGATCATTTTGATCTTATCGCAGGAACTTCCACTGGAGGGATTCTTGCAATAGGCATTGGACTCGGTCTGTCAGGACAACAAATGCTTAATTTTTACATGAAGCGCGGGGCTACCATTTTTCCAATAACTCGATTACGTAGTAGGTTTAAGCATACAGTTCAACATTTTTTAAAACCGAAATACGCACAAGAAGTATTATTGCACGAATTGGAAAACGCTTATTATTCTGGAGGCAAAATTCGAGTTATAAAAGACTCTATCTGTCGTTTAGTGATTCCAACGTATCATGCCTTGGCGGGTGCATCTCACCTGTTCCGAACTCCTCACCATCCTGATTTAACAGCTGATGCTAATACCGAAGCTGCTCACGCTGCATTGGCAACCGCAGCAGCACCAACATTCTTTACTGCTGCCAAAATTGCAAACATGGTGGCCGAGAGCAGTTACTTTGATGGAGGAGTGTGGGCAAACTCTCCCGCAATGGCCGCAGTTATTGAAGCAGTCTGCTTCCTGAGAATCCCAGTTGAACGAATTGATGTCCTAAGCGTAGGTACCACAGACGAACCTTTTACTGTTCGAAAACAAATACAAGCTGGAATAGTTGGCTGGTTATGGAAAAAGAAAATTTTGGAGTTATTAATGAATGTGCAACAGGAATCATCATTAAAACTTACAAAATGTCTCCTTGGGGCACCTCGTTTTTTAAGGGTCAATACTACCACTAAACCA
- a CDS encoding TIR domain-containing protein, producing MARRAFYSFHYIPDNWRASQVRNMGVIEGNKPATDNDWETIKKKGDEAIQKWIDDQLSGKSVAIVLIGAKTSGRKWIKYEIKKGWEDGKGLLGIYVHNLKDKNEKQAIKGSNPFSAYKVGDKNMADIVNAYDPPYSTSKNVYEHIKNNLADWIEKAIEIRGEYV from the coding sequence ATGGCACGTCGGGCATTTTATAGCTTTCATTACATTCCTGATAACTGGCGCGCGTCTCAAGTTAGGAACATGGGTGTTATTGAAGGTAACAAGCCAGCCACCGATAATGACTGGGAAACAATCAAGAAGAAGGGCGACGAAGCCATCCAAAAATGGATTGATGATCAACTCAGTGGTAAGTCAGTGGCCATCGTGTTGATCGGAGCAAAGACATCTGGTCGAAAGTGGATCAAATATGAGATCAAGAAAGGATGGGAGGACGGAAAAGGCCTGCTTGGGATATATGTCCACAATTTGAAGGATAAAAACGAAAAACAAGCAATAAAAGGTAGTAATCCGTTTTCAGCTTATAAAGTTGGAGACAAGAATATGGCCGATATTGTTAATGCCTACGACCCACCCTACTCTACAAGCAAGAACGTTTATGAACATATCAAAAATAATCTTGCAGACTGGATTGAGAAGGCTATAGAAATCAGAGGGGAATACGTCTGA
- a CDS encoding type II toxin-antitoxin system HicA family toxin, whose amino-acid sequence MPELPIISGDEVIRVLKRLGFYEVRQKGSHVVMRREHKGCVIPRHKEVAVGTLKSALKQAGISSDIFIEAFKK is encoded by the coding sequence ATGCCTGAGCTGCCCATCATCTCAGGTGATGAAGTTATAAGAGTATTAAAGCGACTCGGTTTCTATGAAGTAAGACAAAAAGGCAGTCACGTTGTCATGCGCCGCGAACATAAAGGCTGTGTCATCCCCAGGCATAAAGAAGTTGCTGTTGGAACACTTAAAAGTGCACTAAAGCAAGCCGGGATCTCCTCTGATATATTTATCGAAGCATTTAAAAAATAG